From Aspergillus chevalieri M1 DNA, chromosome 4, nearly complete sequence, a single genomic window includes:
- a CDS encoding uncharacterized protein (COG:S;~EggNog:ENOG410PSN3;~InterPro:IPR023213), translated as MAITILAHAAPVEEKSRLIFFNPVNTRDHLPEQWSGAAGAAGIYHTGRACSIDLGSSQTNKDNNFDRFADLLSAHYRQDIKTLFGYMVPYLQRLEQAFTVPYEVGLHNPGTARPDLSSLGILEKYLNPRYEGPNASFEIQDWWLGMQVMGRSLHTYLWTRDDMLHIGCSYNETFYERKFVEGFLEDWKTALVDRLLLT; from the coding sequence ATGGCGATAACGATACTTGCACATGCGGCGCCGGTAGAGGAAAAATCTCGTCTTATTTTCTTCAACCCCGTAAATACTCGCGACCACTTGCCGGAACAATGGAGCGGAGCCGCCGGCGCTGCGGGAATATATCACACTGGGAGGGCATGCAGTATTGATCTCGGATCATCACAAACGAACAAGGACAACAACTTCGATAGATTTGCTGACCTTCTTTCCGCCCACTACCGGCAAGATATTAAGACGCTATTCGGGTACATGGTGCCCTACTTACAGAGGTTGGAACAAGCATTCACGGTTCCCTATGAGGTTGGGCTACACAACCCAGGTACGGCGCGTCCCGACCTTAGCTCCCTCGGCATCCTTGAGAAGTATTTGAACCCACGGTATGAAGGACCAAACGCGTCATTCGAGATTCAGGACTGGTGGCTCGGAATGCAGGTGATGGGCCGTTCCCTACACACTTATCTTTGGACGCGGGATGATATGTTGCATATTGGGTGCAGCTACAATGAGACTTTCTATGAGAGGAAGTTCGTGGAGGGGTTTCTGGAGGATTGGAAGACGGCGCTGGTGGATAGGTTGCTTTTGACTTAG
- a CDS encoding demethoxyubiquinone hydroxylase family protein (COG:H;~EggNog:ENOG410PIYJ;~InterPro:IPR009078,IPR011566;~PFAM:PF03232;~go_function: GO:0004497 - monooxygenase activity [Evidence IEA];~go_process: GO:0006744 - ubiquinone biosynthetic process [Evidence IEA]), with the protein MYTNRTLRSCALACTASPLFLDFLVPSTLRVNRVRYNSTTTKKPIYQLSQRQREFLDSALRVNQAGELAATLIYDAQKPPVVRSHPHLRPLMKHMYDQEAGHFSTFNKYIAKHQVRPTAMYPVWEVAATVLGWSTAVMGREAAMACTEAVETEIGSHYNEQVREILSWAAEAERRGEELDDELKEMVATFRRIRDEELEHLDHAVENDSKEAKPYDPLVNFIRAGCRAAINVSERV; encoded by the coding sequence ATGTATACGAATCGAACACTTCGGAGTTGTGCGCTGGCTTGCACCGCATCGCCATTGTTCCTCGATTTCCTAGTTCCCTCCACATTGCGCGTGAACCGTGTACGATACAATTCAACCACAACCAAGAAACCAATCTATCAATTAAGCCAACGGCAGCGTGAATTTCTCGATAGCGCCCTTCGCGTCAACCAAGCAGGCGAACTTGCCGCAACCCTAATCTATGATGCACAAAAACCACCCGTCGTGCGCTCACATCCTCACCTCCGGCCGTTAATGAAGCACATGTACGACCAAGAGGCGGGACACTTCTCAACATTCAATAAATACATTGCGAAACACCAAGTTCGTCCGACGGCTATGTATCCTGTCTGGGAAGTTGCTGCGACAGTGCTCGGTTGGTCAACCGCGGTTATGGGCCGTGAGGCTGCTATGGCGTGCACGGAGGCTGTGGAGACGGAGATTGGGTCACACTATAATGAGCAGGTGCGGGAGATTCTGTCGTGGGCGGCCGAGGCTGAACGACGAGGGGAGGAACTGGATGATGAATTGAAGGAGATGGTGGCTACATTCCGGAGGATCCGTGATGAGGAACTGGAACACTTGGACCATGCAGTCGAGAATGACTCGAAAGAGGCAAAGCCCTATGATCCATTGGTCAACTTTATTCGTGCGGGATGCCGGGCTGCCATAAATGTCAGTGAGAGGGTATGA
- a CDS encoding uncharacterized protein (COG:S;~EggNog:ENOG410PS0X;~InterPro:IPR023213), with protein MRMPWQQIYPGYYERPPDVLESLHFHAARVVSHLGKTQHTISTSLQLSTAPPAEDVRRAWIALRVKHPQLGALTDEAGTKVTYIVPSGEDLEEWLQESLTIYDTTDTRTADDVDANIQECRWLALYYFPSSRELLIRTPHWRADSIGLLLLQHDLLDILTHGPPSDTPVFDGSELARFPPTFTEGAGMPTEATPEMNKAVDESLAVMLVGSPPVTLREVRPGTVPETSQRAVTRFSQDLSRRSSRPPRPEG; from the coding sequence ATGAGAATGCCGTGGCAACAAATTTACCCAGGCTACTACGAGCGTCCCCCGGATGTCCTCGAAAGCCTGCACTTTCACGCAGCCCGAGTCGTCTCCCATCTGGGCAAGACACAGCACACGATTAGCACTTCACTCCAGCTCAGCACCGCTCCACCTGCGGAAGATGTGCGAAGGGCGTGGATAGCGTTGCGTGTCAAACACCCGCAATTAGGTGCACTTACAGACGAGGCCGGTACTAAGGTTACCTATATCGTTCCCTCAGGCGAGGATTTGGAGGAGTGGCTACAGGAGTCCCTCACCATTTATGATACCACGGACACTCGCACCGCCGATGATGTGGACGCTAATATCCAGGAGTGCCGATGGCTAGCACTGTATTATTTTCCATCAAGCCGGGAGCTGCTTATCCGGACGCCACACTGGCGGGCGGACTCTATAGGGTtacttcttcttcagcatgACCTTCTGGATATCCTGACACATGGACCCCCATCAGACACCCCAGTCTTCGACGGCTCCGAGCTGGCCCGTTTTCCGCCGACATTCACGGAAGGGGCCGGTATGCCAACAGAAGCCACACCTGAGATGAACAAAGCTGTCGATGAAAGTTTGGCCGTGATGCTGGTAGGATCGCCTCCCGTAACGCTCCGAGAGGTGCGGCCAGGTACGGTTCCGGAGACCTCACAACGTGCAGTGACACGGTTTTCTCAGGATCTAAGTCGACGGTCTTCGCGGCCTCCAAGGCCCGAGGGATGA